A section of the Oryza sativa Japonica Group chromosome 1, ASM3414082v1 genome encodes:
- the LOC4326457 gene encoding small ribosomal subunit protein uS7, with translation MAVVEQPQQQVVKLFNCWSFEDVQVNDISLADYLAVSSTKHATYLPHTAGRYSAKRFRKAQCPLVERLTNSLMMHGRNNGKKIMAVRIVKHAMEIIHLLTDANPIQVIVDAIINSGPREDATRIGSAGAVRRQAVDISPLRRVNQAIYLLTTGARESAFRNIKTIAECLADELINAAKGSSNSYAIKKKDEIERVAKANR, from the exons ATGGCGGTGGTcgagcagccgcagcagcaggtgGTGAAGCTCTTCAACTGCTGGTCCTTCGAAGACGTTCAG GTGAACGACATATCCCTCGCCGACTACCTCGCGGTGTCCTCGACGAAGCACGCCACCTACCTGCCGCACACGGCTGGCCGCTACTCGGCGAAGCGCTTCCGCAAGGCGCAGTGCCCCCTCGTGGAGCGCCTCACCAACTCCCTCATGATGCACGGCCGCAACAACGGCAAGAAGATCATGGCTGTCCGCATCGTCAAGCACGCCATGGAGATCATCCACCTCCTCACCGACGCCAACCCCATCCAGGTCATCGTAGATGCCATCATCAACAG CGGCCCGCGTGAGGACGCAACCCGTATCGGCTCTGCTGGCGCTGTGAGGAGGCAGGCTGTGGATATCTCTCCCTTGAGGAGGGTCAACCAGGCAATCTACCTCCTCACCACTGGCGCCAGGGAGAGTGCCTTTAGGAACATCAAGACCATTGCTGAGTGCCTTGCTGATGAGCTCATCAATGCCGCCAAGGGCTCATCCAACAG CTATGCCATCAAGAAGAAGGATGAGATTGAGCGTGTTGCCAAGGCGAACCGTTGA
- the LOC4326458 gene encoding uncharacterized protein isoform X2, with the protein MVLGKIVIVIGSGIVGTLLTSGEAKIALPDFRDVLSGAFKFVTKQDKKDGPSTSSPHAAHLLSQVNHLREDLQLLSRSNQVAIVTVDGRPGPGAYGITAVVAGAIGYLYIRWKGWKLSDLMFVTKRGLSDACDVVGKQLEHVSENVNAAKRHLAGRIDHVDCTLDECQEITESTRKEVTVIHEDISAFQEEMQSVHLVVRTLETKLGRLSYTQDRTARGIYDLCEFTKRLDKSPKTDTRQVLSSTPLPAIELPERITRAASLPPSSEPEFSGPRSPVTEASKVVHSPTTMSASGLSMLVETSMPPKRGVLSRASSMKEGSQELSNGSSSSGEPTTGRNVPNSRLFGGFGFLKSSAS; encoded by the exons atggtgCTGGGAAagatcgtcatcgtcatcggctCCG GAATCGTTGGGACATTACTCACCAGCGGAGAGGCCAAGATTGCGCTCCCCGATTTTAGGGATGTGCTCTCTGGTGCCTTCAAg TTTGTGACCAAGCAAGACAAAAAGGATGGCCCATCCACCAGCAGCCCTCACGCTGCTCACTTGCTATCTCAG GTCAATCATCTCAGAGAGGACCTCCAACTTTTGTCCAGGTCAAATCAAGTTGCTATTGTCACCGTCGATGGTAGACCAG GCCCTGGTGCTTATGGTATAACAGCTGTTGTTGCTGGGGCTATCGGCTATTTATACATAAGGTGGAAG GGTTGGAAACTTTCTGATTTGATGTTTGTGACGAAGCGTGGCTTATCTGATGCCTGCGATGTGGTTGGCAAACAGTTGGAACATGTTTCAGAGAATGTTAAT GCTGCAAAGAGGCATCTGGCAGGAAGAATAGATCATGTAGATTGTACTTTAGATGAATGCCAGGAAATTACAGAATCCACAAGAAAAGAG GTTACAGTCATCCATGAAGATATAAGTGCCTTCCAGGAGGAAATGCAATCAGTTCATCTTGTGGTTCGTACTCTG GAGACAAAGCTTGGACGTCTTTCATATACCCAA GATCGTACAGCACGAGGAATTTATGACTTATGCGAGTTCACTAAAAGGCTGGATAAGAGCCCCAAAACTGATACTCGTCAG GTCTTATCATCAACTCCTCTTCCAGCTATTGAATTGCCAGAGAGAATTACAAGG GCTGCTTCTTTGCCTCCAAGTTCAGAACCGGAGTTTTCTGGCCCTCGATCACCTGTAACAGAGGCATCTAAG gTTGTGCATTCTCCTACAACTATGTCGGCATCAGGACTGAGTATGCTAGTTGAAACATCAATGCCACCTAAAAGG GGTGTTTTGAGCCGAGCAAGTTCTATGAAAGAAGGATCCCAGGAGCTATCAAATGGGTCATCAAGTTCAGGGGAACCAACCACTGGGAGGAATGTTCCAAATTCAAGACTGTTTGGAGGGTTTGGTTTTTTGAAGAGTTCTGCCAGTTGA
- the LOC4326458 gene encoding uncharacterized protein isoform X1, translated as MVLGKIVIVIGSGIVGTLLTSGEAKIALPDFRDVLSGAFKFVTKQDKKDGPSTSSPHAAHLLSQVNHLREDLQLLSRSNQVAIVTVDGRPGPGAYGITAVVAGAIGYLYIRWKVKGWKLSDLMFVTKRGLSDACDVVGKQLEHVSENVNAAKRHLAGRIDHVDCTLDECQEITESTRKEVTVIHEDISAFQEEMQSVHLVVRTLETKLGRLSYTQDRTARGIYDLCEFTKRLDKSPKTDTRQVLSSTPLPAIELPERITRAASLPPSSEPEFSGPRSPVTEASKVVHSPTTMSASGLSMLVETSMPPKRGVLSRASSMKEGSQELSNGSSSSGEPTTGRNVPNSRLFGGFGFLKSSAS; from the exons atggtgCTGGGAAagatcgtcatcgtcatcggctCCG GAATCGTTGGGACATTACTCACCAGCGGAGAGGCCAAGATTGCGCTCCCCGATTTTAGGGATGTGCTCTCTGGTGCCTTCAAg TTTGTGACCAAGCAAGACAAAAAGGATGGCCCATCCACCAGCAGCCCTCACGCTGCTCACTTGCTATCTCAG GTCAATCATCTCAGAGAGGACCTCCAACTTTTGTCCAGGTCAAATCAAGTTGCTATTGTCACCGTCGATGGTAGACCAG GCCCTGGTGCTTATGGTATAACAGCTGTTGTTGCTGGGGCTATCGGCTATTTATACATAAGGTGGAAGGTAAAA GGTTGGAAACTTTCTGATTTGATGTTTGTGACGAAGCGTGGCTTATCTGATGCCTGCGATGTGGTTGGCAAACAGTTGGAACATGTTTCAGAGAATGTTAAT GCTGCAAAGAGGCATCTGGCAGGAAGAATAGATCATGTAGATTGTACTTTAGATGAATGCCAGGAAATTACAGAATCCACAAGAAAAGAG GTTACAGTCATCCATGAAGATATAAGTGCCTTCCAGGAGGAAATGCAATCAGTTCATCTTGTGGTTCGTACTCTG GAGACAAAGCTTGGACGTCTTTCATATACCCAA GATCGTACAGCACGAGGAATTTATGACTTATGCGAGTTCACTAAAAGGCTGGATAAGAGCCCCAAAACTGATACTCGTCAG GTCTTATCATCAACTCCTCTTCCAGCTATTGAATTGCCAGAGAGAATTACAAGG GCTGCTTCTTTGCCTCCAAGTTCAGAACCGGAGTTTTCTGGCCCTCGATCACCTGTAACAGAGGCATCTAAG gTTGTGCATTCTCCTACAACTATGTCGGCATCAGGACTGAGTATGCTAGTTGAAACATCAATGCCACCTAAAAGG GGTGTTTTGAGCCGAGCAAGTTCTATGAAAGAAGGATCCCAGGAGCTATCAAATGGGTCATCAAGTTCAGGGGAACCAACCACTGGGAGGAATGTTCCAAATTCAAGACTGTTTGGAGGGTTTGGTTTTTTGAAGAGTTCTGCCAGTTGA